From Cucumis melo cultivar AY chromosome 1, USDA_Cmelo_AY_1.0, whole genome shotgun sequence, a single genomic window includes:
- the LOC103500083 gene encoding glutelin type-D 1-like, which yields MEIDLTPQLPKKIYGGDGGSYYSWSPKELPMLREGNIGASKLALEKNGFALPRYSDSAKVAYVLQGSGVAGIILPESEEKVIAIKKGDAIALPFGVVTWWFNKEATDLVVLFLGDTSKAHKSGEFTDFFLTGANGIFTGFSTEFVGRAWDMDEASVKSLVKNQTGTGIVKLKEGTKMPEPKKEHRNGMALNCEEAPLDVDVKNGGRVVVLNTKNLPLVGEVGLGADLVRLDGSAMCSPGFSCDSALQVTYIVKGSGRAEVVGVDGKKVLETRVKAGNLFIVPRFFVVSKIGDPEGMEWFSIISTPNPVFTHLAGSIGVWKALSPEVIQAAFNVEADLVKNFSSKRSSDAIFFPPSN from the exons ATGGAAATCGATTTGACTCCTCAATTGCCCAAGAAGATCTATGGCGGTGATGGAGGTTCCTATTATTCCTGGTCTCCCAAGGAACTTCCCATGCTCCGTGAAGGAAACATCGGCGCCTCCAAGCTCGCCCTCGAGAAAAATGGTTTCGCTCTCCCTCGTTACTCTGATTCCGCCAAGGTCGCTTATGTTCTTCAAG GTAGTGGAGTAGCCGGAATCATTCTACCGGAATCGGAGGAGAAGGTGATTGCAATCAAGAAAGGAGATGCGATTGCGCTTCCGTTCGGTGTGGTGACTTGGTGGTTCAACAAAGAAGCTACTGATCTGGTGGTTCTGTTCTTAGGCGACACATCGAAGGCTCACAAATCAGGTGAGTTCACTGATTTCTTCTTAACCGGTGCCAATGGAATTTTCACTGGCTTCTCCACGGAGTTTGTCGGACGAGCTTGGGATATGGATGAGGCATCGGTGAAATCTCTAGTGAAAAACCAAACGGGAACGGGAATTGTGAAACTAAAGGAAGGAACTAAGATGCCAGAGCCGAAGAAGGAGCACCGAAATGGAATGGCATTGAACTGTGAGGAAGCACCATTGGATGTTGACGTGAAGAACGGAGGACGAGTTGTGGTTCTGAACACGAAGAACCTCCCGTTGGTAGGAGAGGTGGGATTGGGAGCCGATCTGGTTCGTTTGGACGGAAGTGCAATGTGCTCGCCTGGATTCTCTTGCGATTCGGCATTGCAGGTGACATACATCGTGAAAGGAAGTGGAAGAGCGGAGGTTGTAGGAGTGGACGGGAAGAAGGTTCTGGAGACAAGAGTGAAAGCTGGGAATCTGTTCATAGTACCAAGATTCTTCGTGGTATCGAAGATCGGAGATCCTGAAGGAATGGAGTGGTTCTCCATTATTAGCACTCCGAATCCGGTTTTCACTCACCTGGCAGGTAGCATAGGCGTCTGGAAAGCTCTGTCGCCGGAAGTTATTCAGGCAGCGTTCAATGTGGAGGCGGATTTGGTGAAGAATTTCTCTTCCAAGAGGTCTTCGGATGCGATCTTCTTCCCTCCTTCAAATTAG